One Xenopus tropicalis strain Nigerian chromosome 8, UCB_Xtro_10.0, whole genome shotgun sequence genomic window carries:
- the LOC100485697 gene encoding homeobox protein Nkx-2.1: MDDLKAFSLDSCLDGYGPLVQMPHQTCLQPPMAPTGFSMTHCLPQNPIRTCCPGTYTNSGDLPSYQDNIRNTDWYGGNQDMHYPPFSRIITPSGFNVSTAGCLGYLTEGPKHSLYLQHTSKRKRRVLFSQAQVYELEKRFEHQKYLTAPEREQLAKHIHLTPNQVKIWFQNHRYKMKRQARNHDPLAEEEAKSYSVESNGSKVACGSPCTSVEDYGPAEIKLDYKGSVQEQQLNTQGILLGQDFLNSASDLQDFEKASRNLMFKPW; encoded by the exons ATGGATGACCTCAAAGCTTTCTCCTTGGATTCCTGTTTAGATGGTTATGGGCCTTTGGTGCAAATGCCCCACCAGACTTGCTTGCAACCACCTATGGCACCAACTGGATTTTCTATGACCCATTGCCTTCCTCAAAACCCTATTAGGACTTGTTGCCCTGGGACATACACCAATTCCGGTGATCTACCAAGCTACCAAGATAACATCAGGAACACAGACTGGTATGGGGGAAATCAGGACATGCACTACCCACCAT tTTCCAGAATTATTACTCCATCTGGATTTAATGTTTCAACTGCAGGATGTTTGGGCTACCTTACTGAAGGACCAAAACATTCCCTGTATCTGCAGCACACATCCAAGAGAAAGCGCAGAGTCCTGTTCTCTCAAGCACAAGTGTATGAGCTGGAGAAAAGATTTGAACACCAAAAATACCTCACAGCTCCAGAAAGAGAACAGCTGGCTAAACACATTCACCTCACTCCCAACCAGGTCAAAATCTGGTTTCAGAACCATCGCTACAAGATGAAGAGGCAAGCAAGGAACCATGATCCTTTGGCTGAAGAGGAGGCTAAGTCTTACAGTGTGGAGTCTAATGGCAGCAAAGTAGCCTGTGGCAGCCCATGCACCTCTGTTGAGGATTATGGACCTGCCGAAATTAAGTTGGACTATAAAGGGTCAGTCCAGGAACAGCAACTCAACACTCAAGGCATACTTTTAGGACAGGACTTCCTTAATTCAGCCTCAGATCTTCAGGATTTTGAGAAAGCCAGTCGAAATTTAATGTTCAAACCCTGGTGA